Proteins from a single region of Punica granatum isolate Tunisia-2019 chromosome 8, ASM765513v2, whole genome shotgun sequence:
- the LOC116215867 gene encoding 60S ribosomal protein L18a — MVTFRFHQYQVVGRALPTESDEHPKIYRMKLWATNEVRAKSKFWYFLRKLKKVKKSNGQVLAINEIFEKNPTKIDNYGIWLRYQSRTGYHNMYKEYRDTTLNGAVEQMYTEMASRHRVRFPCIQIIKTATVPAKLCKRESTKQFHNSKIKFPLVFRKVRPPTRKLKTTYKASRPNLFM, encoded by the exons ATGGTTACCTTCAGG TTTCATCAATACCAGGTGGTGGGCAGAGCCCTGCCGACAGAATCCGATGAGCATCCCAAGATTTATCGCATGAAGCTCTGGGCCACCAATGAGGTCCGCGCCAAATCCAAGTTCTG GTACTTTCTGAGGAAGCTGAAGAAGGTAAAGAAGAGCAACGGGCAAGTGCTCGCCATCAATGAG ATTTTTGAGAAGAACCCGACAAAGATCGACAACTACGGGATATGGTTGAGGTACCAGAGCAGGACTGGTTACCATAACATGTACAAAGAGTACCGCGACACGACTTTAAATGGCGCTGTTGAGCAGATGTACACTGAGATGGCTTCGCGCCACAGGGTCAGGTTCCCTTGCATTCAGATCATCAAAACCGCTACTGTCCCAGCAAAGCTTTGCAAGAGAGAGAGCACCAAGCAATTCCATAACTCAAAGATCAAATTCCCCCTCGTGTTCAGGAAGGTTAGGCCACCAACTAGGAAGTTGAAGACTACCTACAAGGCATCGAGGCCCAACTTGTTCATGTGA